A region of Mugil cephalus isolate CIBA_MC_2020 chromosome 3, CIBA_Mcephalus_1.1, whole genome shotgun sequence DNA encodes the following proteins:
- the lrrc4cb gene encoding leucine-rich repeat-containing protein 4C yields MLNTMISSLQRQTMRGRRLKGALSNPLFVLLLALQILVVAGLVRAQTCPSVCSCSNQFSKVICTRRSLRDVPDGISTNTRYLNLQDNLIQIIKVDSFKHLRHLEILQLSKNHIRSIEIGAFNGLASLNTLELFDNRLTTIPNGAFEYLSKLKELWLRNNPIESIPSYAFNRVPSLRRLDLGELKRLSYISDGAFKDLSNLRYLNLGMCNLKEIPNILPLVRLEELEMSGNQLSVVKPSSFTGLVNLQKLWMMHAQVQTIERNSFDDLQSLVELNLAHNNLTFLPHDLFTPLHRLERVHLHHNPWNCNCDILWLSWWLKETVPANTSCCARCHTPTVFKGRYIGELDHSYFQCDVPVIVEPPSDLNVTEGMGAELKCRTSSLTSISWLTPNGSLVTHGAYKVRLSVLNDGTLNFTSVTMQDTGTYTCMVSNTAGNISASAVLNVTSVENSGVTYFTTVTVETIETPGDDSQTPLPPFGWVSSSTTKGTPISTWTTERTYTIPVLDVDGEGPLNGLDEVMKTTKIIIGCFVAITLMAAVLLVIFYKMRKQHNQQDPDGPASSMEVITVEEDITGVAAIERHLTLPPLEHYNHYNTYKSTYHHPPMLSTIHSSATQEPLLIQACSKDNVQETQI; encoded by the coding sequence ATGCTGAACACAATGATCTCTTCCCTCCAGCGCCAGACAATGAGAGGTCGTAGGCTGAAGGGGGCACTGTCCAACCCCctctttgtgctgcttttggcCCTTCAGATCCTGGTGGTGGCTGGGCTGGTTCGCGCTCAGACCTGTCCTTCGGTCTGCTCATGCAGTAACCAATTCAGCAAAGTCATATGCACCCGTCGAAGTCTACGGGACGTCCCAGATGGCATTTCCACCAACACTCGCTACCTGAACCTCCAGGATAACCTCATTCAGATAATCAAGGTGGACAGTTTCAAACATCTGCGCCATCTGGAAATCCTGCAACTGAGCAAAAATCACATTCGCAGCATTGAAATTGGCGCCTTCAATGGGCTTGCCAGCCTCAACACCTTGGAGCTCTTTGATAATCGGCTCACGACAATCCCCAATGGAGCATTTGAGTACTTGTCCAAGCTGAAGGAATTGTGGCTACGGAACAACCCTATCGAAAGTATACCATCTTATGCCTTCAACCGGGTCCCCTCGCTTCGAAGGCTGGATCTAGGTGAGCTCAAGCGTCTCTCCTACATTTCTGATGGAGCTTTCAAGGACTTGAGCAACCTGCGCTACCTGAACCTGGGAATGTGTAACCTCAAGGAGATTCCCAACATCTTACCATTGGTTAGGCTTGAAGAGCTCGAAATGTCAGGTAACCAGCTCTCTGTGGTCAAGCCCAGCTCATTTACAGGGTTAGTGAACCTCCAGAAGCTGTGGATGATGCATGCCCAGGTCCAAACTATTGAGAGGAATTCCTTTGATGACCTTCAGTCACTGGTGGAGCTCAACCTGGCTCACAACAACCTTACCTTTCTACCACATGACCTCTTCACACCGTTGCATCGCCTGGAACgagtccacctccaccacaaccCTTGGAACTGCAACTGTGACATTCTGTGGCTCAGCTGGTGGCTGAAAGAAACAGTACCTGCCAATACTAGCTGCTGCGCACGTTGTCATACCCCTACAGTCTTTAAAGGTCGGTACATCGGAGAACTGGACCACAGCTACTTCCAGTGTGACGTTCCTGTTATAGTGGAGCCACCCAGTGACTTGAATGTGACAGAAGGCATGGGTGCCGAGCTTAAATGTCGTACAAGCTCGTTGACCTCCATCAGCTGGCTTACACCAAATGGCTCATTAGTGACACATGGGGCTTATAAAGTGCGGTTGTCTGTGCTCAACGATGGGACACTTAATTTTACCAGCGTCACAATGCAGGATACTGGGACTTACACCTGTATGGTTAGCAACACAGCTGGCAATATTTCTGCCTCTGCTGTGCTTAATGTCACTTCTGTGGAAAACAGCGGAGTGACCTATTTTACCACAGTCACCGTGGAGACCATTGAGACTCCGGGGGATGATAGCCAAACACCGCTTCCCCCATTTGGCTGGGTGTCATCCTCAACAACAAAAGGGACTCCTATTTCAACATGGACCACAGAGCGGACTTACACCATTCCCGTTCTTGATGTGGATGGAGAGGGACCCCTCAATGGCCTGGATGAGGTGATGAAAACCACCAAGATAATCATCGGCTGCTTTGTGGCCATCACACTTATGGCTGCCGTTCTGCTGGTTATTTTCTACAAGATGAGGAAGCAGCATAACCAGCAGGATCCCGATGGCCCCGCATCCTCAATGGAGGTCATTACTGTTGAAGAAGACATCACAGGTGTCGCTGCTATAGAGAGACACCTAACGCTGCCCCCGCTGGAGCACTACAACCACTACAACACCTACAAGAGCACTTACCACCACCCTCCTATGCTCAGTACCATACACAGTTCAGCTACACAAGAACCTTTACTGATTCAAGCCTGCTCAAAAGACAATGTACAAGAGACccagatctga